In Neoarius graeffei isolate fNeoGra1 chromosome 19, fNeoGra1.pri, whole genome shotgun sequence, the sequence tcggAGAGACAGCGTTCATTGTGTTGCTCACTTGACCatctaatgatgatctttgtgctgtagtgcttttgggaaactcaggcccagtgacaagccattgtacccctaaaggtacagtaatgtactttattttctgagagtgtataacTCAAAACTGACGTGCTACTGTTAAATGAAACAATCACTTTGAATTAACTCGCCCACAAAATTTGGTTCTGaggacaaaaaaaatgcaaaccAATATGAACACTCTACCAGAGTTCTAGTCCATTCTCTTACAGCTCAAGAGCATGCAAATGAATGTTCATTAAGAATAATGTGTGTATTATTAAAACATAATCATTCACTTGTAATATTTTTAATGTTAACATTATTTTTATagttaaatatttttttctagaaaaactttCCCCAGCTATGTTTTTAATGAAGAAAATCACTAAAATTATTAAACGATCATTTGTTTGTAAAGGTATGTTCAAAATGAAACAgctatttttaaaaatgtgattacacacacacacacaaagggctttccccaggaaaaaaaaatacatatcagAGCAGTACTACTGATGTAGAGCCCGGTCTGGAGGGCCCTGAAGGCTGGTAAGGGAGTCCGGGGACATGCTccccaagggagtaactttgattttgacattggtggggacacaaaagtgatccaaggcagagcttccgaaaggtgtttttttttccattagcaatcataatttcatgtcatgcagatcttataggttaacgcagcttttgttgagtttttaaagctcgatggaaaccctgcacttatattcttgactttgaagaagaatgaacaaaTGTCTCGttttttgggaggggggccgtcatccatgatactcaagtcagcatgcgagtcgtagggcaagcatgcatggacatcgaagtctagctcaatttgtaggctgacggagagtggggggtgcgtggggtaggtcaggtgtgtacgtgtgagatacggggggttgatgggcgggtcgtcacggctgctgtgggaagtgtgctgcttttacagcagatggagtgacagctgggatagccaaccatgtaagttagcgagaaacaggtagctaatcagagaatgatatttacgttagaggggggattattagcagtgtcatatatTTAACCctctgtgtgccatataatcattgctcaggttaggacatcagttttattgatcgtgattacacagtagcggctgaatattggtagggacacgtccctagcgtccctacccaaaattatgcCCTAGATGCTCCCCcagaaaaattttgaaattaaagacttcaaatgggggcggcacggtggtgtagtggttagcgctgtcgcctcacagcaagaaggtcctgggttcgagccccgtggccggcgagggcctttctgtgcggagtttgcatgttctccccgtgtccgcgtgggtttcctccgggtgctccggtttcccccacagtccaaagacatgcaggttaggttaactggtgactctaaattggccgtaggtgtgaatgtgagtgtgaatggttgtctgtgtctatgtgtcagcctggcgacttgtccagggtgtaccccgcctttcgcccgtagtcagctgggataggctccagcttgcctgcaaccctgtagaaggataaagcggctagagataatgagatgagatgagatgagacttcaaatggtgcattctggtggcatctagggctgatttaggcactgttcaacattattaaattttctggtttttactttgtcaaatatgcaaggggtaaaatttaaagggcaacattagatttgaaatgaaaacactttgtAGCACGCCCCTTCATTTTCCAaatccaggatgccaggaacagaattgaGGTAAAATCACGCAACCGCGCCATCTAGCAACCAGAGCCTAGAAcatggttttatgtatggttgcgaatggcagtcaTTGCACAcagcgaaaccctttattttcacttctgggttgagtaccaggacaGTCTAGACCTACAGTATATATTAAAATATCTTCCtgtttctatagttattactcattttcagaggggaataggagatatttaggtgcagaaagtactctgcattgttcaagttatggtattgatttttgtgtgtgtgtgtgtgtgtgtgtgcaagtgacAGCACGGCGCTGACATCATACAGCGAGGCAGAGTGCTGCGTATCtgtgctttggggaaagccctgatatatctcatctcatctcattatctgtagctgctttatcctgttctacagggtcgcaggcgagctggagcctatcccagctgactacgggcaaaaggcggggtacaccctggacaagtcgccaggtcatcacagggctgacacatagacacagacaaccattcacactcacattcacacctacggtcaatttagagtcaccagttaacctaacctgcatgcctttggactgtgggggaaaccggagcacccggaggaaacccacgcggacacggggagaacatgcaaactccgcacagaaaggccctcgccggccacggggctcgaacccagaccttcctgctgtgaggcaacagtgctaaccactacaccaccgtgccgccctatagtaaaaacttataaaaaataaataaataaaaacatataaAGCTATTTGAATTAAATGTATAATTGAAAGCTGGGATTACAGTTCCAGCACTAACTACAAAAGATCATTGCTTGGAATCAGTTACATTAACCTAGTGAACTGGAGTCAAATAattaacaataattataaactggaGTCAGATATTTAATTGAATATTGGATTCAGATATTTAAGTCATAAAGTTAAAACATGCATTTAATGTTTGACTGTGCCTATTTCCATCCTTGGTCATTGCAGTGAATTAAAGTAATATCATTTTATACTTAGTCCCACAGCAAATGCACTTTCACTGTAGAACACTGTAAGTCTTTGTAACAAACACCTGCAAAAGGATGATATTTCCAGCATATTTTGCAACAACATACTCAGATTTTTTTAGTAAACATTAAAATATGTGATGATGACAGGAACAGTGAACACTGATTAAACTTTGCTTTAACAGCATTCAAGTACAGAActccaacagacacacacacaattccataAATCACTTTCTGAAAGgtggatatattccatttagcaagTGCATACTCTGTTTGTTTTCAGTAAATGTTATTGATTGGTTTGGGGATAGTTTTTCCAACACATATTGAACACCATAATTCTAAGACATAATTCTAAGGAATCCTGGATCATGATACACATTTGAATTTAATAAATACAGTCAACATCAAGTAAGTGGGTTTTGCTGGTAGGATAGAATTGTACTACAAGATGCACCTTATCTGAGTATATATTCTGATGGAGCCATACACATGAGAGTGCTGTCAATCCCCCTCGAACTACTGCAGTGACTCGTTCAAGCTGTGGTCACTGGGAAAACTGCGACTCATGTTGGATAGACTGGCCATTAGAGACTTCACTTTATGTGCATAATAGTTCCTCAAGTTCACTGAAGGTACTTCCTTAATGTCCCCACTAAAGTCACAGCTCCTCATGGCGATCTCCAACTGTTTCTGCCTCTTATAAAACAAAGAGAACTTGTTGAAAATGAGTGTGATGGGCAGCACCACCACCAAGATGCCAGCAAGGATGCAAGCTGAAGCAGTGAGTTTTCCGGCAATAGACCCTGGCACCACATCTCCATAACCCACTGTAGTCATGCTAACTGTTGCCCACCACCAGCAAGCTGGGATAGTAGTCAGCCCATCATTTTCCTCCTTCTCAATGGTATAGGCCATCACAGAGAAGAATGACACCCCCACTGCCAAATAGAGCAGTAGCAGACCCACTTCCCTGTAGCTGTTTTTCAGTGTTGCTCCAAGTGACCTTAAGCCAGTGGAATGACGTGCCAGTTTCAGGATTCTGAAGATTCGCATCAGCCTCAAGACCTGTGCTACACGTCCCAGGTTCTCCAGTGTAGGACGCCTCTCAGCCACTAATTCAATCAGTAGTGTGAGATAAAATGGTAGAATAGACACCAAGTCAATCACATTTAATGGGTGCTCAAAGAAATGGAGTAGGTCTGGTGCAACAACAAACCTGACAACCAGTTCAAACGTGAACCAGCCTATTCCAAAATGCTCCACTGTCTCAAAACGGGGGTCTTCCTGAAGCAGGCCTTCTCTGTTCAGAATGGCAAAATCACTCATGCTGTTCATGCACATGGTGGCTATGGAGCCCAGCACCACCAGGATAGAGAAAACACTAATGACCCGGCTAGACACAGAGTAGCCAGGATTATCCAGCATCAGCCAAACCTTCCTTCGGACTCTCCCAAGTGGCTGCTTGTCAAACTTGGTTGCATCACTATAGAATACTAAAATCTCGTCAAAAGAAGAAGTAGTGCTGTCCTCATCACTTTTATCCTCCCACTCCTCCTGGTACGGCTCCATTTTTCTGCAGTGGTAGGTGCTGCTGCAACAGGAGTCAATGAAAAAGTCATTGATCCCCCAATACTCGATTTCCTGGGTAAATGAGAAAATGCAGAGTTCTTCCATAACATGCAAGCGGCCTGTGTTATAGAAATTCAAAACATAGGGGAAAAGTGCAGGATTTCGATCAAAGTAGAACTCCCTTTCGGTGTCATCGTAATCATCACACAGTTCCAGGATGGATTCTTTCGACTGGCATCGCAGTAAGCGGGCAAGTCGCGTCTCAGGGAAGCGACACAGTATGCTCGAGAGCAACCTCCTCTTGAAGCCTCCTACGTTGATGCGTATGGCACTATTCTCTGTATGAAACACATTGAAATCCTTGAGAGTGTGTGCAGTCATGGCTTGAAAGTCGCCGTAAGACTGACTATTGCAAGGATTAAAATCCTTTCCACAAATCATGAAGCCTTTTGGGTGAACTGACAAGAACGAACAATATCACTCGGTGTTTCTCTGGTAGGACAAATCCTCACTCTTTGACAGAGGTAAGAGTTGTGAAACTCATTCAAGAGCTTCGTAAGTCAACTGTCTCATATATGACTATAAATAACTACCTGGATGTTTTGCACTTTTAATAAATTGATTAGTTTGCTCTTAAATATCCTCCAATGGTATAATACATGCCATGGTCCCAGGTGTTTAAATGGTCGATTCACTCACTGTGTCAAAAGCTCCTTGCTTCGAGTGATTGCAATGATCTGAGTCATGAGTTGAGGTCTGGGGATGGAGCGCGCACCTCCCAGATGAACCGATGCCTGTGTGGATGGTCTGAGACGGAGGGGTTTCGTTCCAGCCTTCCAGCCTTCAGCCTCCAGTCACCAAACCGTCTCTTTGTTTTATGGCTGATCCTGGAAGATGACAGTCCTGAAAGATGTTATGCGTTCTATTCTTTGTGTGTGATGGAGGCAGTGGCTGCGGATGGTTCGCATCCCGCGCTGCTCTGATCAAAAGGACAGATCTATTAAAACCGCTCCAGGGGTGCGCGAGCCGCTGCTGCTAATTCACCATGGCGACAGCAAGGAGGAAAATAGCGTCGGTCTGTCGTGCTGTTGGAAGAATATTATTCTATACACCTACagcctgattctctctctctctctctctctctctgtctctctctctctctctctctctctttctcatggcGAATTAAAAGGGGGTTGaccaatagggtgcatcagttgccctcactttcataaaatctgatgcatttttgtttgggtgttccttttcaccaataaagacatcctgtaaaattttttgaccatattcaaaagtctaatggtggcaccatgaggttcttttttttttttttttttgcaaaaaacgcttattttatgagagatcatgttaagaacctttgcaagggattgagaagcattaatgtgattcataatacatttgtattgtttaaaagtagttgaacaatgattcaatgaacagctaaaactcaaactgtgcttgataatatatttagaatatgtactaaaaatgtgggcggcacggtggtgtagtggttagcgctgtcgcttcacagcaagaaagtcctgggttcgagcccctgggccggtgagggcctttctgtgcggagtttgcatgttctccccgtgtccgcgtgggtttcctccgggtgctccggtttcccccacagtccaaagacatgcaggttaggctaattggtggctctaaattgaccgtaggtgtgaatgtgagtgtgaatggttgtctgtgtctatgtgtcagccctgtgatgacctggcgacttgtccagggtgtaccccgcctttcgcccgtagtcagctgggataggctccagcttgcctgcgaccctgtagaaggataaagcggctagagataatgagatgagaatgagatgagatgtgggcggcacggtggtgtagtggttagcgctgtcgcctcacagcaagaaggtcctgggttcgagccccggggccggcgagggcctttctgtgtggagtttgcatgttctccccgtgtccgcgtgggtttcctccgggtgctccggtttcccccacagtccaaagacatgcaggttaggttaactggtggctctaaattgaccgtaggtgtgaatggttgtttgtctcaatgtgtcagccctgtgatgacctggcgacttgtccagggtgtaccccgcctctcgcccatagtcagctgggataggctccagcttgcctgcaaccctgtagaacaggataagcggctacagataatggatggatgtgctcAAGTAGTTTAGATCTCCTACATTAGAATTCAGTCACGCATGCTGGTTATGATACAACAGTGTTATATTACATTCATTAAAACACAATAACACTAAACAtttctcagggcggcacggtggtctaAGTGGCTCGCactgttctgggttcgagcccagcggccggcgagggcctttctgtgtggagtttgcatgttctccccgtgtccgcgtgggtttcctccaggtgctccggtttcccccacagtccaaagacatgcaggttaggttaactggtgactctaaattgaccgtaggtgtgaatggttgtttgtctcaatgtgtcagccctgtgatgacctggcgacttgtccagggtgtaccccgcctctcgcccatagtcagctgggataggctccagcttgcctgcaaccctgtagaacaggataaagcggctagagataatggatggatggatgtgctcAAGTAGTTTAGATCTCCTACATTAGAATTCAGTCACGCATGCTGGTTATGATACAACAGTGTTATATTGCATTCATTAAAACACAATAACACTAAACATttctcagggtggcacggtggtctaAGTGGCAAGCactgttctgggttcgagccccgtggctggtgagggcctttctgtgtggagtttgcatgttctccccgtgtccacatgggtttcctccaggtgctccggtttcccccacagtccaaagacatgcaggttaggttaactggtggctctaaattgaccatgagtgtgaatggttgtctgtgtctatgtatcagccctgcgatgacctggcaacttgtccagggtgtatcccgcctttcacccatagtcagctgggataggctccagcttgcctgcgaccctgtagaacaggataagcggctacagataatggatggatggatggatgtgctcAAGTAGTTTAGATCTCCTACATTAGAATTCAGTCACGCATGCTGGTTATGACACAACACTGATTCAGTTTTATATTGCATTCATTAAAACGCAATAACATTAAACATATAGATGTTAtttctcagggcggcacggtggtgtaatggttagcactgtcacctcacagcaagaaggttctgggttttagcccagtggctggcgagggcctttctgtgtggagtttgcatgttctccccgtgtctgtgtgggtttcctccgggtgctccggtttcccccaaagacatgcaggtttggctaattactttgacaaaatatcttcaatgTCACATTACAATTCATGATCTTTGGCTTAGGATGTCACCGGATTGTTGTGGATTGTTATCAAACAATGTAATATCCATGAATGCGAAAATGGTGACTCGCACTTGGTacagaggcttctgggaagggtgagccagcCCCTTTAAAGCAACCCAGTCTTAACTACTATAACAGTGGTCTGTGGTTAAATTAATTTCACTAAATTCAGGGCCACATCACAACATTCTatcgattattttcctataataaccACATGCACTGGCATGTTTTATTTATTACATACCTTACAACAATAACCACAGTGACAGTGCtgtcatttaataataataatctcatctcattatctgtagccgcttcatcctgttctacagggtcgcaggcaagctggagcctatcccagctgactacgggcaaaaggcggggtacaccctggacaagtcgccaggtcatcacagggctgacacatagacacagacaaccattcacactcacactcacacctacggtcaatttagagtcaccagttaacctaatctgcatgtttttggactgtgggggaaaccggagcacccggaggaaacccacgcggacacggggagaacatgcaaactccacacagaacgaccttcgccgaccacggggctcgaacccggaccttcttgctgtgaggcgacagtgataaccactacaccaccgtgtcgcccataataataataataataataataatgagatgagatgataataataataatattgcattactGCCTTACCAGGCAGTAATGCAATATTAAGATACTGTGCCACCCATAATTagcattcattatccataactgcttatcctgtacagggtcgcatgcaagctggagcctatcccaggtgactatgggcaagaggtggggtacaccctggacaagttgccaggttatcgcagggctgacacacagagacaaacaaccattcacactcacattcacacctacagtcaatttagagccaccaattaacctaacctaaccacatctttggactgtgggggaaaccggagcagctggaggaaacccacgcagacatggggagaacatgcaaactccacacagaaaggccctcaccggccgctgggctcgaaccaagaaccgctgggttcttgctgtgagacgacagtgctaaccactacaccaccatgctgccccacccATAATTAGTTTGTACTATTTGTAAAAATGTCATTTCTTTTCTGCTATCTGGCCTGCACCTAAATGTATTGATATATACTGTCACTAaagccattacacacacacagtaagcatAGTTGTGGTAGGCACAGGATGAGGCACTGAAATAATAGCTCCAGTGTCATGAAGTTAATGGCCAACCCCCTATCCAACAGCTTCAACCCACCCAGCAGTGTTGAAACCAccctcccccttccccccatGTTCCTTAACTTCAAGTCCTGCAGAAGCACAGATCTCTATTGTCCGTTCATGCACAAAGACTCAGTTTGTAcacacatgcatttcagtctgtcgAAGACCTCTAGCACGGTCCTACCGGCAAAACTGTATGCTTCTTGGTACAAAGAAACAGCTTCTTTTAAGgtagtgtttttattttattacattaACAATAACTCTGCTGTGTGACTTTTGGTATGAACATGAACGTGAATAGTTTAATGATGAATTGGTGCTGTGCAGTTTAACAGCTTTTTGATTCAGCCTTATGCTCTACATAGTCTAACATTAACCGTAGGCTCATTAGAAAACAGTTACAGT encodes:
- the LOC132867939 gene encoding potassium voltage-gated channel subfamily S member 2-like yields the protein MICGKDFNPCNSQSYGDFQAMTAHTLKDFNVFHTENSAIRINVGGFKRRLLSSILCRFPETRLARLLRCQSKESILELCDDYDDTEREFYFDRNPALFPYVLNFYNTGRLHVMEELCIFSFTQEIEYWGINDFFIDSCCSSTYHCRKMEPYQEEWEDKSDEDSTTSSFDEILVFYSDATKFDKQPLGRVRRKVWLMLDNPGYSVSSRVISVFSILVVLGSIATMCMNSMSDFAILNREGLLQEDPRFETVEHFGIGWFTFELVVRFVVAPDLLHFFEHPLNVIDLVSILPFYLTLLIELVAERRPTLENLGRVAQVLRLMRIFRILKLARHSTGLRSLGATLKNSYREVGLLLLYLAVGVSFFSVMAYTIEKEENDGLTTIPACWWWATVSMTTVGYGDVVPGSIAGKLTASACILAGILVVVLPITLIFNKFSLFYKRQKQLEIAMRSCDFSGDIKEVPSVNLRNYYAHKVKSLMASLSNMSRSFPSDHSLNESLQ